The sequence CCACGCCCTTCGCAGAGCTTGTTGCGGGCCGAGGCGTAAGCCTTGTCCAGCTGCTGCAGGCGCGAGCCCACTTCATCCAGGTCCTGCACGAAAAGCACGAACTTGTCGTACAGCGCGCCGGCGCGCTCGGCAATCTCGCGGGCGTTCTGCGTCTGCCGCTCCTGGCGCCACAGGCTGTCGATCACCCGCAGCGTGGCTAGCAGGGTGGTCGGGCTGACGATCACGATGTTGCGCTCGAACGCCTCCTGGAACAGGTTCGGTTCGGCTTGCAGGGCGGCGGAAAATGCAGCTTCCACCGGCATGAAGAGCAGCACGAAGTCCAGGCTGTGCAGGCCTTCCAGGCGCCGGTAATCCTTGCCGGAAAGGCCCTTCACATGGTTGCGCAGCGACTGCACGTGCTGCTTCAGCGCTTGCAGGCGGATTTCCTCGTCGTCACTGGCGACGAACTGCTGGTAGGCGGTCAGGCTGACCTTGGCATCCACCACCACCTGCTTGTCGCCAGGCAGGCGGATCAACACGTCAGGCTGGAAGCGCTCGCCGTCGGCGGCACGCAGGCTGACCTGGGTCTCGTACTCGCGACCCTTCTCCAGCCCGGCATGCTCCAGCACCCGCTCCAGCACCAGCTCGCCCCAGTTGCCCTGGGTCTTCTGGCCCTTGAGCGCACGGGTCAGGTTGGTCGCCTCCTCGCCCAGGCGCAGGTTCAGCTGTTGTAGGCGCTCCAGTTCCTTGCCCAGCGAGAAGCGCTCGCGCGCCTCCTGTTGATAGCTTTCCTCGACACGCTTCTCGAAGGCCTGGATGCGCTCCTTCAGCGGATCGAGCAATTGCCCCAGGCGCTGCTGGCTGTTCTCGGCGAAACGCTGCTCGCGCTCCTCGAAGATCTTCCCGGCCAGCTCGGCGAACTGCGCGCGCAACTCATCACGAGCCGACTGCAGATCGCCCAGGCGCTGCTGGTGACCTTCCTGCTGCTCGCGCAACTCGGCCGCGAGGGACGCGCGTTCGGCGGCCAGACGGCGCAGCTCCTCTTCCTTGCTCTCGCGCTCGCCCTGCCAGGCGCGCTCCGCCTGCACCTG is a genomic window of Pseudomonas knackmussii B13 containing:
- the rmuC gene encoding DNA recombination protein RmuC, giving the protein MLGERLTTAQLAQDGLGVQLEAEREAVQHLNGRNGELVAEAAALRREVELRRTERERQVQAERAWQGERESKEEELRRLAAERASLAAELREQQEGHQQRLGDLQSARDELRAQFAELAGKIFEEREQRFAENSQQRLGQLLDPLKERIQAFEKRVEESYQQEARERFSLGKELERLQQLNLRLGEEATNLTRALKGQKTQGNWGELVLERVLEHAGLEKGREYETQVSLRAADGERFQPDVLIRLPGDKQVVVDAKVSLTAYQQFVASDDEEIRLQALKQHVQSLRNHVKGLSGKDYRRLEGLHSLDFVLLFMPVEAAFSAALQAEPNLFQEAFERNIVIVSPTTLLATLRVIDSLWRQERQTQNAREIAERAGALYDKFVLFVQDLDEVGSRLQQLDKAYASARNKLCEGRGNLISRAEQVKLLGARASKSLPGDWLERALGDEPQVLEGE